The following DNA comes from Gemmatimonadaceae bacterium.
ATCTACGACTCCGAACCCTGGCTACACCTTATGTAAAGGACTACGACGCCGATCCTGCGCACGGTCCGCTACAGTGGGTCGTTCGCTTCGACCTGAGACGATGGGGTTTTTTCAAGGCTTCGCTCAATGGCAACCGCGTCGGAGCCGCGGCCATCGTACATGACAGTCCCGATATCGACATGCTGGAACGACAAAGCGATCTCGCCCTTCTTTGGGACCTGCGGGTCGCACCTGATGCGCGCCGGGAGGGTGTCGGTGCTTTACTGTTTCAGGCAGCCGAACGCTGGGCGTCGATGCGAGGGGCCCGCCGTCTCAAGGTCGAAACACAAAACATAAATGTGCCGGCCTGCCGGTTTTACGCGAGTCAGGGATGCACACTGGGCGCAACCGATCACACTGCGTACCCTGACCTGCCAGATGAAGTGCAGCTTCTATGGTATAAGGAACTTGCTACACCCCTTTGTCTGCAGACAACACATCGGTGTGCACAGAATCCTGATCCTGGTGCGGCGGGGGCGGGAGATTCACCGGCACAGTAGTGGCTGACGCTACCAACTCGCCGCTGGAGGTGAGTGCTCCCTCAAGGCGGTGCATCGTGCCGCAAGAAAACGGCTTTGTAGACGACGGGGAGCCCGCAACAGTATTGGGAGAAGCGCGCAAGAATGCCGACCGTGACCGATTGCTATGGCGCACGTACCCGTTCGAGTATCGCATGGCGAAGCCTGAAACGCTGCCGGGCGCGCCGCCGGTCCCACCTCCGTGACCCCTGAGCACGCCGCGACAGACGTATGATGTAAGCAAGTAGGCACTTGCACGCAGCGGTCGTGCTCCGTACGTTAGGGCGCATGGACACTCGCACAACAATCATCCAGGCAGCGGCATCGGTTTTCGCTCAGCATGGCTTTCGCGGCTCCACTACCCGGCGGATCGCTGATGCTGCGGCGGTCAACGAAGTCACGATTTTCAGGTACTTCGGATCCAAGGAAGTCCTGCTGCAGGAAGCAATCAATCATTCAGTTGGCTGCGAGATCTCCAGTCCTCTTCCATCGTCGCCTGTTAACCCCGAGGCCGAACTGGCGGGGTGGTGTGCGGTGGTCATCGATCATCTGCGATCGCGACGGGGAATGATCCGGAAATGCATGAGCGAGACGGAGGAGAGGCCAGAGATGAAATCGGCGGCGGCGGCCACCCCGATCCGGGCGACGAGTGAACTGTGCGCCTATTTCGGCGCGCTCAAGAGCAGCGGTTTCATCAATGAAGATTTCGATGCATCGGCAGCTGCGGCGATGATGATGGGGGCGTTGTTCCACGACGCGATGGGACGCGACATGATGCCTGATGCCTATCCGGAACCCGCGGACCAGGCTCCGCAACGCTACGCGCGCCTGCTGTTGCGAGCGATTGGAGTCAGTACCAGCTCAGTAACGACAGACGGCCGGCACAAGCGCGGGAAACAAATCACACAACCACTCACGTAACACTGATATGACTGCCCGGAAACCTTACAACCGATTACGCGTGGCGACTCGCACGTGGATGCTGTGCAATGCGGTCGTGACGCCTCTTGTCATTTCAGCAATTGCATCGTTCGCGAACGCGCAAGCGGCTCCCCGACCATCTACGGTAATGGTCCCAGCCGTTTCGCCACCGGCCGGAGCCAATGCAGTCGCTCTTTCTCTCGACGATGCAATACGTGCCGCAGAAACGCAGAGCGAAGCTGTGCAAATAGCCCGTGCAGGCGTGCAGCGCAGCGAGGGGCAGCGGCTGCAGGCCCGGAGCCAGCTCTTCCCGCAGATCTTCGGCTCGGGCGGGTACACCCGCACTCTCAAATCGCAGTTTCAGGGAATCAGCGGTGATAGCCCCGCACCCGACACCACCGGTCCGCAGCCACCGGCACCACCGTGCGACGCATACCTTCGTGACCCAAATGCGTCTGTCGCCGATCGTCTTGCCGGGCTCGAACAGGCATCGCGCTGCGGCGCCGGCATCAATCCGTTCGCGGCTTTCAGCAGCCTTCCGTTCGGCCAGGCGAACCAGTACCAGCTTGGCCTCTCCGTCTCACAGAATCTCTTTAACGGCGGCCGCGTCTCGGCTCAGAACGAAGCGGCGGCGGCCGGCAGGCGCGCGGCCGGGATCGAGCTCACTGCACAGCGCGCGCAGATCATCCTCGACGTCACCCAGGCTTATTACGAAGCGTCGCTCGCCGATCGTCTCGTCGCGATAACGGACGCTTCATTCACGCAGACTCAGAGTGTGCTGCGTCAGGTTCAGCTCAACAAGACCGTGGGAAACGTTTCCGAGTTCGAGCTTTTGAGAGCGCAGGTGACGAGCGATAACCAGCGGCCACAGGTAATCCAGCGCCGCAGCGATCGCGAGGTCGCGTATCTGCGACTGAAACAACTGCTGAATATTCCGCTGAATCAACCGGTAGTGCTGACGACACAGATCGAGGATTCCACAGCCGCGTCGGCGGGAATACAGCTTGCCGGTGTGTCGGTCGCTTCGTACCTCACTCCCGACACCTCGACCGCAAACCGCGCCGGCGTCAGGCAGGCTGCGGAAGCGCTCGAAGTCCAGCGCGAGCTGCTTCGGGTGGCCAGGTCGCAGCGGCTGCCGTCGCTATCGCTGTCGTCGCAATATGGTGCCGTCGCATATCCCCTATCGGGCTTGCCTGGAACAAATGACTTCCGCGCAAACTGGACCGTTGGAATCGCCGCGCAGCTTCCGATCTTCACTGGCGGACGCATTCGAGGTGAAGAAATGGTGGCTCAGGCAAACGTTGCGGAATCGCGCTCGCGGCTCCAGCAGGTCCGTGAGTTCGCAGCGCTCGATGCGCGCGTAGCCATCAACGCCCTCATTCAGGCCAACGCCGCGTGGGAAGCGAGTCGCGGAACCGCCGAACAGGCCTCCCGGGCATACACAATTGCCGAGGTGCGATACCGGGAGGGCATATCGACGCAGCTGGAGTTGAATGACTCGCGAATTCTCCTCGAGCAGTCGACAGGAAACCGCGCCCTCGCAGCCCGCAATCTTCACATGGCGCGGATAAAGCTCGCGCTGCTTCCCAATCTTCCCCTGCAGGCTGGCGGTTTCGGGCAGTCGGACGCAGCGATTCAAACACAGCAGCAGCCCACGCAACCCGGCGGACAACAGCAACAGCAACAACAGCAGCAACAACAGTCGCAGTCAGGCACGCTTGCGTCCCAGCAGATACCCCCTGGATTCTAATCGAAAATGACACACATACATCGCTCGACAGGCAACGCGACACACCCGGAAGGTTCAAGGTGGATCTCTGTATTCCCGGGAATGACGAATGGATTGAGCCGGTACGCCGCGTTCACCCTTCTGCTCGCGGTCGTAGCCGCGTGTAACCGGGGAGCGGCCGCTGAATCCGACTCGACAGCCGTCGCTCCGATGACCATCGGGCCTGAAAATATCGCTGTCGTATCGAACGGGTCGTTATCCAATGGCCCGGCGATATCCGGTACCCTCATGCCCGAACGCGAGGCAATGGTGCGCGCGCAGGTCGGTGGCAGTGTCCTGCAGACCTACGTCGAGCAAGGCCAGACAGTTCGCGCCGGCCAGGTGCTCGCCCGCATCGACGGTGGAGGATTGCAGGATGCGTTTCTTTCCGCACGGGCGGGCCTCACATCGGCTCGCAACAATGCCGACATCGCTCAACGTGACCTTGCCCGAAGCCAGAAACTTCTTGCCGTGGGCGCGATCGCCGAGCGGGAGATCGAGCAGACCCGCCGGAGTTCGGTGGCGGCGACCGCCGCGCTGGCCGATGCGCGTGCCCGCCTTTCCATGGCGCAGAAGCAGGTTGGCAACACAACCGTTAGAGCGCCGATATCGGGAGTGGTCAGCGACAGACAGGCCTCGCCGGGTGATGTACTGCAGCCCGGCGCCGCGATGTTCATAGTCGTGGATCCGTCGAGCATGCGTCTCGAAGCGTCGGTTCCGGCAGAAAATCTCTCGCAAGTGCGCATCGGAACTCCGGTCGCGTTCACAGTGAGTGGCTATCCTGACCGCGACTTCGCCGGCCGTGTGACTCGAATCAACCCCACCGCAGATCCCGCGACACGCCAGGTGCGGATATTCATCTCGATTCCCAACACTGCCGGGACACTCGTCGGCGGACTCTTTGCGAACGGCCGCCTGTCGAGCGACACCCGCACCGGGCTGATTGCGCCGGTGTCGGCAATCGATGCCCGAAGCAGCGTTCCGGCAGTGCTTCGTATCAAGCAGGGAAAAATCGAGCGAACTCCGGTGCAGCTCGGCCTTCGCGACGAAGGCTCGGAACGAATCGAGATCGCGTCGGGAGTGCAGGCGGGCGACACGCTTCTCACTGGCGCCGCGCAGGCAATCTCACCCGGTACGGTCGTGAGGGTGTCGGCTCCAACAGACGAGCCGCGCAAGGAATCGAGGAAATAGCGGATGGTAATTTCAGATTTCGCGATCAAGCGCCCGATGATCACCATTGTGACGATGGTGGCACTAGCGGTATTTGGTCTTTTCGCGCTGTTGCGGCTCCAGACTGACGAATTTCCCGACGTTCAGCAGCCGGTAGTGTTGACAGGCATTCCGTATCCCGGCGCGTCGCCGGAAGGCGTCGAACGCGAGCTGCTGAAGCCCGTCGAGGATGCCATCAAGGGAATAGCTGGAGTCGATCAGGTTTTCGGCACCGCCTCTGATGGCTTCGCCCAGATCATCACGATCTTCGTGTATGAAAAGGATATCTCGCAGGCAACGCAGGATATCCGCGATGCAATCTCATCCATCCGGGCAGACCTGCCGCTCGAAATGGAGGAGCCGATTCTGAGCCGGTTCGATCCAGGCGATCAACCGATCGTGTCGTTGACCCTGGCATCGGATACCTACACGCCGGCGCAGCTCACGCGAATGGCCGATCCAAAGATCACCAGTGCAATCCGAGGAATTTCGGGCGTGTCGCAGGTCCGGATAATCGGTCAGGTGGATCGCGAGATGACGATTCAGCTTCGGCCACAGGCGCTGCAGGCCGCGGGAGTCAGTGTGTCGCAGGTGGTGGAGGCGCTTCAGGCGCAAAACCTCGCCGCTCCCGTCGGCCGGATCACCGGTACCCTGGATGAGCGAACGATCAGGCTGCAGGGCAGGCTCGAGGGCCCCGAGGATTTCATGCAGCTCGTTGTCGCCGAGCGGAATGGTCAGGTCATCAGGCTGGGCCAGGTTGCAGATGCGCTGGATGGAAATCAGGAGCAACGCTCACTCGCGCTGTTCGACGGCAAGGAAGCCATCGGTATCGACATCAGCAAATCGAAGGGCTACAGCACCACCGCCGTCAGTGCAAAAATCGCGAAAGCGGTGGCGGAGGTTCAGAAAACGCTGCCTGCCGGAGTGAAGATGAACACGGTTCGCGACTCGGGAGAGCGGGTTAAGAACTCGGTGCGAACTGTCGAGGAAGCGCTGATCGTGGGCGCACTTCTCACCATTCTGGTGGTCTTCATCTTTCTCAATTCATGGAGGTCTACCGTCATCACGGGACTGGCGCTGCCGGTATCGGTGCTGGCTTCGTTCGTGACAGTCTGGGCTTTTGGTTTCACGCTCAACACGATGTCGCTTCTCGGTCTCTCGCTCGCGATCGGCGTTCTCATCGACGATGCGATCGTCGTGCGCGAGAACATCGTCAGGCACATCGAGATGGGGAAGGACCACATGACCGCCGCGCATGACGGGACCGACGAGATCGGACTGGCAGTGGCGGCAACAACGTTCTCGATCATCGCCGTGTTTGTGCCGGTGGCGTTTATGGCCGGAGTCGCGGGCCAGTGGTTCAAGCCGTTCGCTTTGACCATCGCCAGCTCAGTGCTCGTATCGCTGTTCGTTTCGTTTTCACTCGATCCGATGCTTTCCGCCTACTGGGCCGATCCCAAGCGGGTACCGGGCCAGCGCGTGAACATCATTACCCGCACGCTCGACCGGTTCAACCATTGGTTCGACCGGCAGTCGGAGCGCTATAAGAAAGTCATCGGCTGGGCACTGGACCACCGTCTTGCGATGGTGGGGCTAGCGGTTGGCTCTTTCATTCTTGCGATTGCTCTTCCGGTCGCAGGCCTCGTCGGCACGAGCTTTTTCGGCGAAGACGACAACTCTGAATTCAACATCGGCGTTGAAACTCCTCCGGGCTCCAATCTCGATTACACGAGGCTCAAGGCGGAGGAGGCTGGACGCATAGTGCGCGCGCACCCCGAGGTCGTGTACACCTACACCACGCTCGGCACGGGAACCGGTGCGGTCGACAACGGCAATATTTACGTTCGGATGACGAAGAAGCACGAGCGGGATGTTAGCGCCGAGGATTTCGGTGGGACGATTCGAAGGGAAGTCGGGCGGATCGGTGGTGCGACGATGACCGTTTACACCGGCGGATTCCAGGGGGCCGAGAAGCAGATTCAGATTCAGCTTCGGGGCGGGACGCCCGATGGGCTGAACACAGCGGGTGCGATGATTGCGGCCGAGCTGAAGAAAGTGAGAGGCGCCGTGGATGTCGGACTGTCGACCAAGGGGTTGAAGCCAGAGGTCGATGTCGAGTTGAATCGCGGTCTCGCCGGCTCGATTGGCGTGACCGTGGGTCAGGTGGCGCAGGCGCTGCGTCCAGCGTTTGCGGGTATCAAGGCAGGTGACTGGGTCGATCCGTCGAACGAGATGCGGGAGGTGAACGTCCGCCTCGCGCCGGAGGCTCGCATGCGCGCAGCCGATCTCGTGCAGCTTCCGATCGTGATTCAGGGTGAGAATGGACCGGCAACGCTGCCGCTTGGACAAATCGCTACGGTCACCGACGGATTCGGTCCTGCACAGATATCGCATCTCGATGGAGAGCTGGTAGTAACGGTTCAGGCGAATACATCGGGCCGGTCGCTGGGCGAAGTGATGACGGACATCAATGGCGAGATCGCGAAGATGGCTCTGCCGCCCGGCGTCACGATCACGCAGGGTGGTGAAGCCGATGCGCAGGCGGAAGTGTTTGGCAGTATTTTCGCGGCGCTCGGCGTTGCGGTAATGCTCATGTACTTCATTCTCGTCGTGCAATTCGGCTCGTTCCTCGAGCCGCTGGCGATTCTGTTGTCGCTGCCGCTGTCACTCATTGGCGTAATGCTCGCGCTCATGATCACCGGCGACACCATCAATCTGATGAGTCTGATCGGCGTGATTCTGTTAATGGGGATCGTGGCGAAAAACGCAATTCTATTGATAGACTTCGCAAAGTGGGCGCGAGAGAAGGACGGGTTACCGCGGCGTGAGGCGCTGATTCAGGCGGGTGCAATTCGCCTCCGACCAATCATGATGACTACGCTGGCGCTGATTGCCGGCATGAGCCCGGTTGCACTGGGAATCGGCGAAGGCGCGGGGTGGCGCGCGCCGCTTGGCCGCGCTGTGATCGGCGGCGTGATCACTTCGACAGTGCTGACGCTGGTGGTGATCCCGACGTTCTATGAGATCATGGATGAGTGGCGCGAGTGGGTGATGAAGAAATTTGGGTTGACGCCCAAGGGTACGGGGGAACATCGGGTGGTGGGCGGCGCGAGCGGGATTCCTGAGGGGGCAGTGGGGTCGGTGCAGGGGTGACGCTATCGCTGCCTGCACTGCACGCGGCCGACGCCAGAGCGCCGGCTGTTGACATCGTAATCAATGAGTCGAAAGCTGCGTATCTAGTTTACGACGACCCTGCCGGACATGGACGTGCCGTGGATCCGGCAGTGGTAGGGATACGTGCCGGGCGACGTAAAAGTCCGCACGTAATTACCGTTCGACAAAACGCCTGACGTAATGCCGTCATCAAAAGCCACGTCGTGCTCGGCGCACTGCTGGCCGCTGCCATAGGCATCGCCCCCGCGGCACGAGTCCCACGTCCAGGTCACCCGCGATCCCGCCGACGTCGACAGCGCATTCGGAGCGAAAGCGTTGTTGGTGACGACGACTGAGTTCGGCGTACCCGGGGGCGGGGGCAATGGCCTCTTCTCCGAACCGGGCGCGATCGCATTCCCGCTACTACACGCGGCAAGGAGAGTAACTGTGATCATGAACATTGTTTTCCGCATTGTAAAAACCTCATATTGTGTTTGCAGGATAAATGCTTTCTCGATCAGGTGGTATGACTCCCGAGGCCGGAGGTTCCAACACCCGTTTGCCCTGTGATTTAACATAGGTAGATACAGCAATAAGTCAAGAGATAATTTGACTAATTTTTAAAATCAGACTACCTTTCGACAGCAAAAACGGGGAATTATCATGGCGTGGTGGCAAAAACACTTCCGAAATACAACCCGCGGCAGGATTGTCGCTCTGCTCCGGCGTAAGGAACAAAGCGTAGAAGAACTCGCGGCGGCGCTCTCTCTGACCGACAACGCCGTGCGCGCCCAACTTGCTACGCTTCAGGCAGATGGCGTGGCCGCTGCTGTGAGCGTTCGCCGGGAAGGCGCCGTCGGAAAACCTGCAGTCCTCTATGGGATAGCGAAGTCTGCCTCGGATTCACTCTTTTCCAATGCGTATGGGCCGGTACTCGCAGTGGTGCTCTCAGAGCTGGCCAGAACAATGACACCGACCCAGATTCGTGACGTGTTGCGGCGAGCAGGACGCCGCCTGGCACCGATGCCCAGGTCGGGCCACTCTCTTGCGGCTCTCGAGGCTCGGGTCCGCGATGGCGCAGCGTTTCTGATTGCCCTGGGCGGAGACGTCCAAGTGACCAAAACCGCAAAAGGCTTCGAAATCCAGGGCTTCGGCTGTCCGATCGGGCAGGCCGTCTCAGCCTGCCCCGATGCCTGCGCAGCCATCGAGGCTCTATTGAGCGAAACTACAGGTGCGAATGTCCGCGAGCATTGTGAGCGGACCGGGTCGCCGCATTGCCGGTTTGTGATTCCGGCAACAGGGTAAACATCCCCGACGCCCATTGTGAGCTACAGTGCCCCCGCGCAACCTGGCGCGCGCTGGCACTGTAGCTTGGGTCAGTTGTATTGGCGAGTGGTTCGGTCAGCCCTGGCCGAGGGAGGCCTCCAGCTCTCGCGCATGCTTCAAGTGAGCTTCCACGGCAGGCCGCGTCTGCTCGAGCAAAGCCTTCAGCTCAGCGTTCTGCGAGCTCGGAATGAGCACCGTGTCGATCGCGCCAAGGAGGTCGACGTGATACGTGATTTCGCTTGCGATGTAGGCGCGGTCAAAGTCGGCGCCCGTCTTGCCCTTCAGCGACTCGCGGACCTGCGCTCCCTTGTCAGTTTGTTGCCGGCTGACCTCGCTCTCCTCCGGCTTGACGTTCAGCTTCGTGACCAGCGCGACAGCGGCTTTGTTGACGCCAGAATGATCGGTAATCATGCGCTGCGCGAATTCCTTGACCTTCGAATTTTTCGAGGTCGACGCAGCCAGCCGCCCGCCGGCGATGTCGGCGTCGTTGGCGGCAACAACAATGGCCGCAATCTGAGGATCTGTAACGGCGGGTGCGGCCGGGGTGGCGCTCGCCGCGGGCGTCTCGGTTGCGAGTGGCGCGACGCTGGCCGTGCTATCGGTTGAAACGGCCTCGTTGTCGCCCTTGCTGCAGGCCGAGAGCAATGCGGCGGTAGTCAGGAGCAGTGTGATTGTCTTCATGTGAACTTCCTCTTGTTAGTCGCGACGCGACGTATGATTTCTGGCCGGCCGCGTTTGCGAGCCAAACCGGGTCCTGCGATTATCGCACGATGAGAGTGCCGCGCATCGTGGGGTGGAAAGCGCAAACATACTGATGTGTCCCCGCGTCTGTTGCCACGAACTGACCCAACGCTTTGGACTCGATACCGCCTGTGTCGAACTCCTTCTGCATTGCCGTCGCCGTATGCGGAACGAGGTCAGCGTTTTTCCAGAGTACCGTATCGCCCAGTGCCACAGTCAATGATGCAGGCACGTACTGGAAGCCGCGAATGGTGATGACGTGGGCGCGGGGAAGAGGCGCTCGGCAGCTCGCGGCACCGAGCACGAGCGCGGCCATCCAGGCACCGGTGCGGCCGACCCCATATGACGGCCAGGCGGCACGTGACCTGACTGCACAGGGCGGTGCCAGGTGATGGGCCACCTGGGCGGCGTGAGGTATGTAGAGACTGGTCATACCAGTGTAAACCTGCGGCAGAATTTCAGGCATTCCTGTCGAACATAAATGGCACAGGGATGTATGTCAACAATTTATTGGACATATTCGCGATGGCATGATGATCGAGCAATCTGACGACAGGCGCAACCGTTACCGCGGTCACACACTCATCACGGGAACCGTTCTCTCTGGACCCACACGCCCCCACGCCAGCGTCCTCGCCAGCAGCATCGACGAGATCGAGCTGGCGCCGATGAGGAGCCAACCGATCGGTGCCGGCGCGACCAGGCCGAGGAAGCCCCGCATCGGAGGAAGAACGAGCATCGCGGCCAGCACGCCACCGGTACCCATCATGGGGCGCACGCTCGCCCCGCTCCAGTCGAACCTTGGACCCGGCGTTAAACGGCGGAGTTCCGTCGACACGCTCCTCGTATCTGCGCCATGCGGCGCGGCGCGACATCACCTCAGCGAGCATGCGGGTAGCCGCAAGGCCGCTGAGGGCGAGTCCAAGAGTGCCCCCGGCCGCGGTAAGGCTGACGATAGTGGCCACGCCGAAGAGCACATCGGCAGCATCCGACCCGAGATGGCGGCGAGCGCCCTCCCGCAGCGCGGGGAACCCCTCGATAACGCTGACGGCGGCCGCCACTACAACTGGCGTTCCGGACGATACCGGTGATCCGGTTGCGCCGCGCAGCCGCCGCCCCGCCAGCAGGCCAAGGCCAATAGCGCTGCCGACAACCCGCGTCCCGCTCTGCACGAGCCGGTGGCTCTGCATCGGATCAGCCGGCCTGGTCGCGCTGACCTTCGCAGCTGTCGTGCGCGCGTGCGCGGTCGGCACCTCGACGCCTGCGACGGACGCCAGGACACGCTCCTCGCTCGTCAGCCTCGAGTCGAACTGCACGAGGAGGTTCCCGGTTAGGGCGTTGATCCGGACATCGCGGATGCCGGGCTCGCGGCGCAGCCGTGCCTCCAGGTAAGTGTGTTCTTCCCCAGACAAACGGGCAAGACGAATGCGGATACGCCCGGACGAGCGGTGAACTACATGGGCGGCGGCCTCGAATGCCTCCGCGCTCAGGCCCGTCTCGCTCGGAAGAGCCGAATCACGCGAGCGGCATCAAGAGGCCCGAGTGGCGTCGTCGCGACCGTGCTGCCGCAGTTGCTGCGCGTCGACCATGATATCCTCCGCCCGTTCGCGCGCGAGCGCGGCAGAGCGCATCAGCCGCTCGCGCATTGCGCCCGCCTCCTGGCCCGCGCGGTTCACGATCGCCTCTGCTCGTGCCAGCGCGGACACCTCGGGTTCCCCGTGCGGCTGACCATTGCCAGATTCTTTGGAGGGCTGGCCCCCTGTACCGCTCGTAGAGATAGTGGCAAGTGCCGACGCAGCCAGCTCTCCCAACCGAAACGCAGCGAGCGCAGAGAATCTGCCCACGTCCTGGCCGGCGCGGTGCGCCGTGGAGACGATCGAGGCAGGGGACGGCAGTGCGGGCTTCAGGCTGTCGGCGCTGCCGGCGTTGCGATCATCCATTGCGGGACCTGGTCGGCGGATCAGGCGCTGAAGGCTTGGCGCGGCGCGTGGCTGTAGTGCCGGCCGACTTGCGTGGCGGACGACGTCGTGCCCCCGTACCTCGCACTGATGAACCGGCTTTCGGCTTGGAGACGGTCTCCGGAACTGGGCTCTCACTGGCGACGCCGGGCGCGTACAGATTGGATTCCATGCGTGGGCCCTCGGCCGGCAGGTCCTGACTTCGCGCCGCCGACGCACCTTGGACTCCGTCGCTCACCCCACGAGCGAAGGCAACGAGGGCATCGCCCGCGACCAGGACTCCCGCAAGGCCGTGCACAGCCCCCTGCCGCAACAGCCCGCGTACGCGCGGCGAAAGGAAAGCCGCGGTCACCATCGCGGTCATTGCGACCTGCGCTCCCGCACCGTCTTCACTTCCCACTCCATACCTCTCAGACAGAATGCTAAATCCATCGCGGAACGCGAACCGTCGGCACTTGCATCATCTGTGCCCTGCAAAAAGCGTCCTGACAAACTCCCACCGACTGTGCGCTGAACGCGCGAGATGGACAAAATCACGCGCTGCCGGGGCCGGATGCCGGCGAAGTGTAAGTCGGCCACGATTGAGATAACTTTTCGCGATGCCATCAGAGATTCATACCGTCATTCCTGAACGCATCCGCGGCCTGCACGATGTGGCAAATAACCTGGCGTGGAGCTGGAACCGCGAAGCCCGCGACCTGTTCCGCTCGATCGACGAAAACATGTGGCATCTCCATCGCCACAATCCCGTCGATCTTCTCACCAACATCGATCCAGCACGCTTGGCCGCGCTCGCCACGGACCCGGCCTTTCTGGAACGATACGACGCAGTCATCCGCTGGTTCGAGGCTGAAACTTCCTTCGACGATACGTGGTTCAGCCGCACCTACCCAGACCTTCGGGGCAAAACCATTGCCTATTTCTGCGCCGAATTTGGCCTCCACAGCTCCGTACCGATCTACAGTGGCGGACTCGGCGTGCTGGCGGGCGATCACTGCAAGGCAGCGTCGGATCTCGGCGTCCCGCTCGTCGGCGTCGGCATTCTTTACCGCGCCGGGTATTTCGATCAGCGAATCCGCATCGACGGGTCGCAGGAGGACACCGACGTCAAATTCGACACGGCGCGGACACCGATCACCGCGCTGGAAGGCCCAGCCGGTGAACCGTATCTGGCGATCGTTAACACGTTCGGACGCGACATCCACGTGCGCGCATCGCAACTGAGGGTTGGGCGGACGCCAATCATCCTTCTCGACGCCGATCTCGAACAGAATCATGCCGACGATCGGCAGTTGCTGAGCAAGCTGTACGCGGGCGGGCCGGCTATGCGCCTCCGCCAGGAATGGCTGCTCGGCGTCGGTGGCGTGCGAGTGCTGCGCGCACTCCGCTACAGTCCTGCAGCGTGGCACGCGAACGAAGGCCATGCTTCGTTCATGCTTGTCGAACGCCTGCGAGAGTTGACAGTTGCAGGGATGCAATTCGATGAGGCGATGCACACGGTGCGTGGGGCAAGCACTTTTACAACACACACTCCGGTTCCTGCCGGCCACGACATCTTTGGGCCTGATCAGATCGCAAGCTGTACCGGCCCGGTGTGGAAAGAGATGGGAATCGATCGCGAGAAATTTCTTTCTATTGGCAGGCATCCTGTAGCCGGTAACGATTCATTCCATATGACGTCCACTGCGATTCGTTTGTCGCGCCGCGTCAACGGTGTCTCCCGACGGCACGGCGTGGTGACACGAACGCTCTGGAAAAACCTTTGGGAGGGGCGTGACACCGAGTCGGTTCCGATCGGGCATGTCACCAACGGCGTACACCTGGC
Coding sequences within:
- a CDS encoding helix-turn-helix domain-containing protein; this encodes MDTRTTIIQAAASVFAQHGFRGSTTRRIADAAAVNEVTIFRYFGSKEVLLQEAINHSVGCEISSPLPSSPVNPEAELAGWCAVVIDHLRSRRGMIRKCMSETEERPEMKSAAAATPIRATSELCAYFGALKSSGFINEDFDASAAAAMMMGALFHDAMGRDMMPDAYPEPADQAPQRYARLLLRAIGVSTSSVTTDGRHKRGKQITQPLT
- a CDS encoding GNAT family N-acetyltransferase, whose amino-acid sequence is MTGTQRSHDSLISTVEITEEYPSALPDYARVPIAFEVREVFDVMAAAHGTEGPHLRLRTLATPYVKDYDADPAHGPLQWVVRFDLRRWGFFKASLNGNRVGAAAIVHDSPDIDMLERQSDLALLWDLRVAPDARREGVGALLFQAAERWASMRGARRLKVETQNINVPACRFYASQGCTLGATDHTAYPDLPDEVQLLWYKELATPLCLQTTHRCAQNPDPGAAGAGDSPAQ
- a CDS encoding efflux RND transporter periplasmic adaptor subunit produces the protein MTNGLSRYAAFTLLLAVVAACNRGAAAESDSTAVAPMTIGPENIAVVSNGSLSNGPAISGTLMPEREAMVRAQVGGSVLQTYVEQGQTVRAGQVLARIDGGGLQDAFLSARAGLTSARNNADIAQRDLARSQKLLAVGAIAEREIEQTRRSSVAATAALADARARLSMAQKQVGNTTVRAPISGVVSDRQASPGDVLQPGAAMFIVVDPSSMRLEASVPAENLSQVRIGTPVAFTVSGYPDRDFAGRVTRINPTADPATRQVRIFISIPNTAGTLVGGLFANGRLSSDTRTGLIAPVSAIDARSSVPAVLRIKQGKIERTPVQLGLRDEGSERIEIASGVQAGDTLLTGAAQAISPGTVVRVSAPTDEPRKESRK
- a CDS encoding TolC family protein; amino-acid sequence: MVPAVSPPAGANAVALSLDDAIRAAETQSEAVQIARAGVQRSEGQRLQARSQLFPQIFGSGGYTRTLKSQFQGISGDSPAPDTTGPQPPAPPCDAYLRDPNASVADRLAGLEQASRCGAGINPFAAFSSLPFGQANQYQLGLSVSQNLFNGGRVSAQNEAAAAGRRAAGIELTAQRAQIILDVTQAYYEASLADRLVAITDASFTQTQSVLRQVQLNKTVGNVSEFELLRAQVTSDNQRPQVIQRRSDREVAYLRLKQLLNIPLNQPVVLTTQIEDSTAASAGIQLAGVSVASYLTPDTSTANRAGVRQAAEALEVQRELLRVARSQRLPSLSLSSQYGAVAYPLSGLPGTNDFRANWTVGIAAQLPIFTGGRIRGEEMVAQANVAESRSRLQQVREFAALDARVAINALIQANAAWEASRGTAEQASRAYTIAEVRYREGISTQLELNDSRILLEQSTGNRALAARNLHMARIKLALLPNLPLQAGGFGQSDAAIQTQQQPTQPGGQQQQQQQQQQQSQSGTLASQQIPPGF